A genomic segment from Janthinobacterium sp. 64 encodes:
- a CDS encoding glutamate synthase subunit beta — MGKITGFMEFKRQDEHYLEPAARLKNYKEFVLHLSDAQATVQGARCMDCGIPFCTTGCPVNNIIPDWNDLVYRGNYREALDVLHSTNNFPEFTGRICPAPCESACTLGIHEDPVGIKSIEHKIIDMGWEHGWVTPQPAGFSTGKKVAIVGSGPAGLAAAQQLARAGHAVTVFEKSDRVGGLLRYGIPDFKMEKSHIDLRVKQMEAEGVVFRTSVLVGKDFPAHVNNWAKETIFPEDLEKEFDAVIMAGGAEQPRDLPVPGRELKGVHFAMDFLPLQNKVNAGDKLKDQIKATGKHVVVIGGGDTGSDCVGTSNRHGAASVAQFELMPQPPEQENKPLVWPYWPTKLRTSSSHEEGCERDWAVATKRFEGKGGKVEKLIACRVEWKDGKMSEVPNSEFEMKADLVFLAMGFVSPVQQVLQAFGVDTDARGNVKATTDGAGCYQTSVSKVFAAGDMRRGQSLVVWAIREGRQCARAVDEFLMGSSLLPR, encoded by the coding sequence GTGGGTAAAATTACCGGCTTCATGGAATTCAAGCGCCAGGACGAGCACTATCTGGAGCCTGCCGCGCGCCTGAAGAACTACAAGGAATTTGTCTTGCACCTGTCGGACGCGCAAGCGACCGTGCAAGGCGCGCGCTGCATGGATTGCGGCATTCCCTTCTGCACCACGGGTTGCCCCGTGAATAACATCATTCCTGACTGGAATGATCTGGTGTACCGCGGTAACTACCGCGAAGCGCTCGACGTCTTGCATTCGACCAACAACTTCCCGGAATTTACGGGCCGCATCTGCCCGGCGCCGTGCGAATCGGCCTGCACCCTGGGCATCCACGAAGATCCGGTCGGCATCAAGTCGATCGAGCATAAAATCATCGACATGGGCTGGGAGCACGGCTGGGTCACGCCGCAGCCGGCAGGTTTTAGCACCGGCAAGAAAGTGGCCATCGTCGGTTCCGGCCCTGCCGGCCTGGCGGCGGCGCAGCAGCTGGCGCGCGCCGGCCATGCCGTCACCGTGTTTGAAAAGAGCGACCGGGTCGGTGGTTTGTTGCGTTATGGCATCCCCGACTTCAAGATGGAAAAATCGCACATCGACTTGCGCGTGAAACAAATGGAAGCCGAAGGCGTGGTCTTCCGCACCAGCGTCCTGGTGGGCAAGGATTTCCCTGCCCATGTGAACAACTGGGCCAAGGAAACCATTTTCCCGGAAGACCTGGAAAAAGAATTTGACGCCGTCATCATGGCCGGCGGCGCCGAGCAGCCGCGCGACTTGCCCGTGCCGGGCCGCGAACTGAAAGGCGTGCACTTCGCCATGGATTTCCTGCCGCTGCAAAACAAGGTCAACGCGGGCGACAAGCTCAAGGACCAGATCAAGGCGACGGGCAAGCATGTGGTGGTGATCGGCGGCGGCGACACGGGGTCCGACTGCGTGGGCACCTCGAACCGCCATGGCGCCGCCTCGGTGGCCCAGTTCGAACTGATGCCGCAGCCGCCGGAACAGGAAAACAAGCCGCTGGTCTGGCCGTACTGGCCGACCAAGCTGCGCACCTCGTCCTCGCACGAGGAAGGCTGCGAGCGCGACTGGGCCGTGGCCACCAAGCGTTTCGAAGGCAAGGGTGGCAAGGTGGAAAAGCTGATCGCCTGCCGAGTCGAATGGAAAGACGGCAAGATGAGCGAAGTGCCGAACTCGGAATTCGAAATGAAAGCGGACCTGGTCTTCCTGGCCATGGGTTTTGTTTCGCCAGTGCAACAAGTGCTGCAAGCGTTCGGTGTCGATACGGATGCGCGCGGCAACGTCAAGGCGACAACGGATGGCGCCGGCTGCTACCAGACCTCGGTGTCGAAAGTCTTTGCCGCCGGCGACATGCGCCGTGGCCAGTCGCTGGTGGTCTGGGCCATCCGCGAAGGGCGCCAGTGTGCGCGCGCCGTCGATGAGTTCCTGATGGGATCATCGCTGCTGCCACGCTAA
- a CDS encoding MlaC/ttg2D family ABC transporter substrate-binding protein, with product MKLMKQLLAMATIAFATAAQAAPATEAPDVLVKRISQDVIDTAKADKAIQAGDIKRVTELVESKILPYVDFQRMTALAAGRFWRDATPDQQKQLSAEFRTLLIYTYSGALSQIKNETVEFKPMRADPSDTEVEVRSQVNVARGEPVPLNYRVAKTPSGWKIYDINVLGAWLVETYKSSFASEISKGGIDGLIKTLQAKNKALASRPTVKAK from the coding sequence ATGAAATTGATGAAACAATTGCTGGCGATGGCGACCATCGCCTTTGCCACCGCCGCCCAGGCTGCCCCCGCGACGGAAGCGCCGGACGTATTGGTCAAACGCATCAGCCAGGACGTGATCGACACGGCCAAGGCCGACAAGGCGATCCAGGCGGGCGATATCAAGCGCGTCACCGAATTGGTGGAAAGCAAGATCTTGCCGTACGTGGATTTCCAGCGCATGACGGCCCTGGCCGCCGGCCGCTTCTGGCGCGATGCCACGCCGGACCAGCAAAAGCAGCTGTCCGCGGAATTTCGCACCTTGCTGATCTACACGTATTCGGGCGCCCTGTCGCAGATCAAGAACGAAACCGTGGAATTCAAGCCGATGCGCGCCGACCCGAGCGACACGGAAGTGGAAGTGCGCTCGCAAGTCAACGTGGCGCGCGGCGAACCCGTGCCCCTGAACTACCGCGTGGCGAAAACCCCGTCCGGCTGGAAGATCTATGACATCAACGTGCTGGGCGCGTGGCTGGTGGAAACGTACAAAAGCAGCTTCGCCAGCGAGATCAGCAAGGGCGGCATCGATGGCCTGATCAAGACCTTGCAGGCAAAAAACAAGGCCCTGGCCAGCCGTCCGACCGTCAAAGCCAAATAA
- a CDS encoding MlaA family lipoprotein produces the protein MSESTKQSQGSLARIGLALAIAASVSACATGTNPRDPLEGYNRAMFKFNDTVDQVALKPVATAYKKVTPSFVQTGVGNFFGNLSDVWSAVNNLLQGKGEAGLQDVVRVSMNSTFGIFGLIDIASQAGIPKHNEDFGQTLGWYGIQPGPYVMLPLLGPSTVRDTVALPLDVTGDPWRYKDPVSVRNIGTVTRIVDKRAALLDATNLMEAAALDRYEFIRDGFLQARESKVFDGDTDRRDRKVPKNDSSDYAPEYDAKPQAAPVEAPPATAATDVAPADLVTSGSNTVAAEARLQE, from the coding sequence ATGAGCGAGTCGACCAAACAATCCCAAGGCAGCCTGGCGCGTATCGGCCTGGCCCTGGCCATCGCCGCCAGCGTGAGCGCTTGCGCCACCGGCACCAATCCGCGCGACCCGCTGGAAGGGTATAACCGCGCCATGTTCAAGTTCAACGACACCGTCGACCAGGTGGCCCTGAAACCGGTCGCCACGGCCTACAAGAAAGTCACGCCATCGTTCGTGCAAACGGGCGTGGGCAACTTCTTCGGCAACTTGTCCGATGTGTGGAGCGCCGTGAACAATTTGCTGCAAGGCAAGGGTGAGGCGGGCTTGCAAGACGTCGTGCGCGTCAGCATGAACTCGACTTTCGGCATCTTTGGCCTGATCGACATCGCCTCGCAGGCGGGCATTCCGAAGCATAACGAAGACTTTGGCCAGACCCTGGGCTGGTATGGCATCCAGCCTGGTCCGTACGTGATGCTGCCGCTGCTGGGCCCGTCGACCGTGCGTGACACGGTGGCCCTGCCGCTCGATGTCACGGGCGACCCATGGCGCTACAAGGACCCTGTCTCGGTGCGCAATATCGGTACGGTGACGCGCATCGTCGACAAGCGCGCCGCGCTGCTCGACGCGACCAACCTGATGGAAGCGGCCGCGCTGGACCGCTATGAGTTCATCCGCGACGGCTTCCTGCAGGCGCGCGAAAGCAAGGTGTTCGATGGCGATACGGACCGCCGCGACCGTAAAGTGCCAAAAAACGACAGCAGCGATTATGCGCCGGAGTACGATGCGAAACCGCAGGCGGCCCCTGTGGAAGCCCCACCAGCGACCGCCGCGACCGACGTTGCGCCGGCGGACCTCGTAACATCTGGTAGCAATACCGTGGCCGCCGAGGCCAGGCTCCAGGAGTAA
- the mlaD gene encoding outer membrane lipid asymmetry maintenance protein MlaD — MQRKSIDVWVGLFVLLGVAALMFLALKAGNMSSLSFSKTYTISAKFDNIGGLKPQAPVKGAGVVVGRVAEIRFDDKTYQALVKLDIEDGYKFPKDSSAKILTAGLLGEQYIGLEAGGDLANLAEGDKIARTQSATVLEDLINQFIYSKAAEGKDSK, encoded by the coding sequence ATGCAACGTAAATCTATAGATGTCTGGGTTGGCTTGTTCGTCTTGCTGGGTGTGGCGGCATTGATGTTTCTGGCGCTCAAGGCCGGCAATATGAGCTCGCTGTCTTTCAGCAAGACGTATACCATTAGTGCCAAGTTCGACAATATTGGCGGTCTCAAGCCGCAGGCGCCCGTCAAGGGCGCTGGCGTGGTGGTGGGGCGCGTGGCGGAGATCCGCTTTGACGACAAGACCTACCAGGCGCTGGTGAAACTCGACATCGAAGATGGCTACAAATTTCCGAAAGACAGCTCGGCCAAGATTTTGACGGCCGGTTTGCTGGGTGAGCAGTATATCGGCCTGGAAGCAGGCGGCGATCTGGCGAACCTGGCAGAGGGCGATAAGATTGCCCGTACTCAATCGGCCACAGTGCTGGAAGACCTGATCAATCAGTTCATCTACAGCAAGGCAGCGGAAGGAAAGGACAGCAAATGA
- the mlaE gene encoding lipid asymmetry maintenance ABC transporter permease subunit MlaE: protein MIARFLAAIGAWLRRSVQDLGFAVRSFFLIIASSGGLWRRPHLLVEQLFYIGSRSVLIIAVSGLFVGMVLGLQGYYTLSTFGATQSLGQLVALSLMRELGPVVTALLFAGRAGTSLTAEIGLMKAGEQLSAMEMMAVNPIQRVLAPRFWAGVIAMPILGGIFTAVGVIGSYLVGVVLIGVDEGSFWSQMQGGVNIWKDIANGTYVKSMVFGIAVTFIALFQGYQAQPTPEDVSGATTRTVVISSLMVWWLDFMMTALMFSK, encoded by the coding sequence ATGATCGCGCGTTTCCTGGCGGCGATCGGAGCATGGTTGCGGCGGTCGGTACAAGACCTCGGCTTTGCCGTGCGTTCGTTCTTCCTCATCATCGCCTCTTCGGGGGGCCTGTGGCGCCGTCCGCACTTGCTCGTCGAGCAATTGTTTTACATCGGCAGCCGGTCGGTGCTGATCATCGCCGTGTCCGGCCTGTTCGTCGGCATGGTGCTGGGTTTGCAAGGTTATTACACGCTGAGCACCTTTGGCGCGACGCAATCGCTGGGGCAGTTGGTGGCGTTGTCCTTGATGCGTGAACTGGGTCCGGTCGTTACGGCGCTGCTGTTCGCGGGCCGCGCCGGCACCTCGCTGACGGCGGAAATCGGCCTGATGAAGGCGGGTGAGCAATTGTCGGCCATGGAAATGATGGCCGTCAATCCGATCCAGCGCGTGCTGGCGCCCCGCTTCTGGGCCGGCGTGATCGCCATGCCTATCCTCGGCGGCATCTTCACGGCCGTCGGCGTCATCGGGAGCTACCTGGTGGGCGTCGTGCTGATCGGCGTTGATGAAGGCTCGTTCTGGTCGCAGATGCAGGGCGGCGTGAATATCTGGAAAGATATCGCCAATGGTACCTATGTGAAAAGCATGGTCTTCGGCATCGCGGTGACGTTCATCGCGCTGTTCCAGGGGTATCAGGCACAGCCGACGCCGGAAGATGTCTCCGGCGCCACCACGCGCACGGTGGTGATTTCGTCGTTGATGGTGTGGTGGCTCGATTTCATGATGACGGCGTTGATGTTTAGCAAGTAA
- a CDS encoding ABC transporter ATP-binding protein, giving the protein MPNLVEIRDLHFAYGERSILSGLQMDFPRGKVVAVMGGSGSGKTTVLRLIGGQLRPSSGSVNIDGQIVHTLKTDELYQMRRKMGMLFQHGALFTDLTAFENVAFPLREHTDLNEELIRTLVLMKLHAVGLRNAAQLKPAEISGGMGRRVALARAIALDPELIMYDEPFAGLDPISMGVTANLIRNLNDALGSTSILVSHDVKECFAIADYVYFLSSGKIVAHGTPAQMAVSTHPYVKQFVNAEADGPVPFHYPGKSLADDLGLHAGAGR; this is encoded by the coding sequence GTGCCAAATCTTGTTGAGATCCGTGATTTACACTTTGCCTATGGAGAACGTTCGATTTTATCGGGCCTTCAAATGGATTTCCCACGTGGAAAAGTTGTGGCCGTCATGGGTGGCTCCGGCAGTGGCAAGACGACCGTATTGCGCCTGATCGGCGGCCAGCTGCGCCCCAGTTCCGGCTCCGTGAATATCGACGGCCAGATCGTGCATACGCTCAAAACCGACGAGTTATATCAAATGCGCCGCAAGATGGGCATGCTGTTCCAGCACGGCGCCCTGTTTACGGACTTGACGGCGTTCGAGAACGTGGCGTTCCCCCTGCGCGAACACACGGATCTGAATGAAGAGCTGATCCGCACTCTGGTGCTGATGAAACTGCACGCCGTGGGGCTGCGCAATGCGGCGCAATTGAAGCCGGCCGAGATCTCGGGCGGCATGGGCCGCCGCGTCGCGTTGGCGCGCGCCATCGCGCTCGACCCCGAACTGATCATGTACGACGAGCCGTTCGCCGGCCTCGACCCGATTTCCATGGGGGTGACGGCCAATTTGATCCGCAATCTGAACGATGCGCTGGGTTCCACGTCTATCCTGGTATCGCACGACGTGAAGGAGTGTTTCGCCATCGCTGATTATGTGTATTTTCTATCATCGGGCAAGATCGTGGCGCACGGCACGCCGGCCCAGATGGCCGTGTCGACGCATCCGTACGTCAAGCAGTTCGTCAATGCCGAGGCCGATGGCCCCGTACCGTTCCACTATCCGGGCAAGTCGCTGGCCGACGACCTGGGCTTGCACGCGGGAGCAGGCCGATGA
- a CDS encoding transposase, with protein sequence MARLPRLIIPALPHYVIQRGSNRQPVFQDAFDYAQFLSWLKTGAKMFKVAIHAYVLLPDQLHLLATPSDATGLGQLMQWLGRYYVPYFNQKYGREGALWQGRYKTAVIDADNFFLTCCRYLECVPVQTGLAAQALDHTWSSYAHHAGVRPDPVITDHALYWALGNTPFDREAAYRRLFEQGLGSSQVKVVEEAVLKGWPLGSDAFKQALEQKMQRQVLPAKRGRPRKIVADAAAN encoded by the coding sequence ATGGCCCGTTTGCCCCGCCTCATCATTCCTGCACTGCCCCATTACGTGATCCAGCGCGGCAGCAACCGCCAGCCCGTGTTCCAGGATGCGTTTGATTACGCCCAATTCCTCTCCTGGCTGAAAACGGGCGCGAAAATGTTCAAGGTGGCCATTCACGCCTACGTTTTGTTGCCTGATCAGCTACATTTGCTAGCCACGCCCAGCGATGCGACGGGGCTGGGGCAGCTGATGCAGTGGCTGGGACGCTATTACGTGCCGTATTTCAACCAAAAATATGGCCGCGAAGGTGCTTTGTGGCAGGGACGCTACAAAACGGCCGTCATCGATGCCGACAATTTTTTCCTCACTTGCTGCCGTTACCTGGAATGCGTGCCCGTGCAAACGGGCCTGGCGGCCCAGGCGCTCGACCATACGTGGTCGAGCTATGCCCACCATGCCGGTGTGCGACCCGACCCCGTCATCACCGACCACGCGCTGTACTGGGCGCTGGGCAATACGCCGTTCGACCGCGAGGCCGCGTATCGGCGCCTGTTCGAGCAGGGACTGGGCAGCAGCCAGGTGAAAGTGGTGGAAGAGGCTGTATTGAAGGGCTGGCCGCTGGGTTCCGACGCTTTCAAGCAGGCGCTGGAGCAGAAAATGCAGCGCCAAGTGCTGCCAGCCAAGCGGGGCCGCCCTCGAAAAATCGTGGCTGACGCGGCCGCGAATTAA
- a CDS encoding glutamate synthase-related protein: MKAQGLYDPANEHDACGVGFVAHIKGNKTHSIVEQGLLILKNLDHRGAVGADALMGDGAGILIQIPDQYYREEMAKQGVELPPPGEYGVGMVFLPKEHASRIACEQEIERAVRIEGQVVLGWRNVPIDTDMPMSPTVRAKEPVIRQIFIGRGPDIMVTDALERKLYVIRKSSGHAIQALKLLHGKEFFVPSMSARTIVYKGLLLADQVGVYYKDLQDARCISALALVHQRFSTNTFPEWPLAHPYRLIAHNGEINTVKGNFNWMRAREGVMKSAVLGDDLQKLFPLIYEGQSDTACFDNALELLLMAGYPIAQAMMMMIPEAWENHTTMDDNRRAFYEYHAAMMEPWDGPAAMAFTDGRHIGGTLDRNGLRPARYIVTDDDLVVMASESGVLPIPESKIIQKWRLQPGKMFLIDLEAGRIIDDQELKNTYANAKPYKAWINSVRIKLDEIKLAEGQAKQDRAHGEKAQPSLLDRQQAFGYTQEDLKFLMAPMAVAGEEATGSMGNDSPLAVMSNKLKPLYNYFKQLFAQVTNPPIDPIREAMVMSLVSFIGPKPNLLDTNNVNPPMRLEVAQPVLGFDDMARLRNISAHTGGKFKSYELDICYPLAWGKEGVEACLASLCAEAVDAVKSGHNILIVSDRAICADQVAIPALLATSTVHQHLVSKGLRASTGLVVETGSARETHHFALLAGYGAEAVHPYLAMETLAEMAHGLPGDLSGEKAIYNYTKAVGKGLMKVMSKMGISTYMSYCGAQIFEAIGLNKSLVDKYFKGTASNVEGIGVFEVAEEALRLHALAFGNDPVLADKLDAGGEYAFRVRGEDHMWTPDAIAKLQHSTRSNNFSSYKEYAQIINDQSRRHLTLRGLFEFKLDPTKAIPLDEVEPAKEIVKRFATGAMSLGSISTEAHATLAVAMNRIGGKSNTGEGGEDPNRYTQELKGIPIRQGDTMASVVGAEQIVVDIPLQEGDSMRSRIKQVASGRFGVTAAYLNSADQIQIKMAQGAKPGEGGQLPGHKVSEYIASLRFSVPGVGLISPPPHHDIYSIEDLAQLIHDLKNANPRASISVKLVSEVGIGTVAAGVTKAKADHVVVAGHDGGTGASPLSSVKHAGTPWELGLAETQQTLVLNGLRSRIRVQADGQMKTGRDVVIAALLGADEIGFATAPLVVEGCIMMRKCHLNTCPVGVATQDPVLRAKFSGKPEYVVNYFFFVAEEARQLMAQLGIRTYDELIGRVDLLDKSKAISHWKAQGLDFSAIFYKPETLDGQACRHVEFQDHALEKALDHKLIAQARAALEKGERVSFISPVRNLNRTVGTMLSGEVAKKYGHAGLPDDTIHIQLQGTAGQSACAFLAHGITIDLVGEGNDYVGKGLSGGRIIVRPNTEFRGWAVDNIIIGNTVLYGAIAGEAFFNGVAGERFAVRNSGATTVVEGLGDHGCEYMTGGTVVVLGNTGRNFAAGMSGGIAYVYDPLGDFASKCNTAMVSLDKVVSAAEQHLDRDAWHTQHRDGVPEADEVILKRLIERHFKHTGSTRARVLLDDWAAARGKFVKVFPNEYKRALIEMAADAAMEVQAVAA, encoded by the coding sequence ATGAAAGCGCAAGGCCTGTACGACCCAGCCAATGAACACGATGCCTGCGGCGTCGGTTTCGTCGCCCATATCAAGGGCAACAAGACCCATTCGATCGTCGAACAGGGTTTGCTGATACTGAAAAACCTCGATCACCGGGGCGCCGTGGGCGCCGATGCGCTGATGGGCGATGGTGCCGGCATCCTGATCCAGATTCCCGACCAGTATTACCGCGAAGAAATGGCCAAGCAGGGCGTGGAATTGCCGCCGCCTGGCGAATACGGCGTGGGCATGGTCTTCCTGCCAAAGGAACACGCGTCGCGCATCGCTTGCGAACAGGAAATCGAACGCGCCGTGCGCATCGAGGGCCAGGTCGTGCTGGGCTGGCGCAACGTGCCGATCGATACGGACATGCCGATGTCGCCCACCGTGCGCGCCAAAGAGCCCGTCATTCGCCAGATCTTCATCGGCCGCGGCCCGGACATCATGGTCACCGACGCGCTCGAGCGCAAACTGTATGTGATCCGCAAATCGTCGGGCCACGCCATCCAGGCATTGAAACTGCTGCACGGCAAGGAATTCTTCGTGCCGTCGATGTCGGCGCGCACGATTGTGTACAAGGGCTTGCTGCTGGCTGACCAGGTCGGCGTGTATTACAAGGACTTGCAGGATGCGCGCTGCATCTCGGCCCTGGCCCTCGTGCACCAGCGTTTCTCGACGAATACTTTCCCCGAATGGCCGCTGGCCCACCCGTACCGTTTGATCGCGCACAATGGTGAGATCAACACGGTCAAAGGCAACTTCAACTGGATGCGCGCGCGCGAAGGCGTGATGAAGTCGGCCGTGCTGGGCGACGACCTGCAGAAACTCTTTCCGCTGATCTATGAAGGCCAGTCCGACACGGCGTGTTTCGACAATGCGCTGGAACTGCTGTTGATGGCCGGTTATCCGATCGCCCAGGCGATGATGATGATGATCCCGGAAGCGTGGGAAAACCACACGACGATGGATGACAACCGCCGCGCCTTCTATGAATACCACGCGGCCATGATGGAACCGTGGGATGGCCCCGCCGCCATGGCGTTTACGGATGGCCGCCACATCGGCGGCACGCTGGACCGCAATGGCTTGCGTCCGGCCCGCTACATCGTCACGGACGACGACCTGGTGGTGATGGCGTCGGAATCGGGCGTGCTGCCGATTCCCGAGTCGAAAATCATCCAGAAATGGCGCTTGCAGCCTGGCAAAATGTTCCTGATCGACCTGGAAGCGGGCCGCATCATCGACGACCAGGAATTGAAAAACACTTACGCCAACGCCAAGCCCTATAAAGCGTGGATCAACTCGGTGCGCATCAAGCTCGACGAGATCAAGCTGGCCGAAGGACAAGCGAAACAGGACCGCGCGCACGGCGAAAAAGCCCAGCCATCCTTGCTGGACCGCCAGCAGGCGTTCGGCTACACGCAGGAAGACTTGAAATTCCTCATGGCGCCGATGGCCGTGGCCGGCGAAGAGGCGACGGGCTCGATGGGCAATGACTCGCCGCTGGCCGTCATGTCGAACAAGTTGAAACCGCTGTATAACTACTTCAAGCAGTTGTTCGCGCAAGTGACGAATCCGCCGATCGACCCGATCCGCGAAGCGATGGTGATGTCGCTCGTGTCCTTCATCGGTCCGAAACCGAACTTGCTCGACACCAACAACGTCAACCCGCCGATGCGCCTGGAAGTGGCGCAGCCCGTGCTGGGCTTTGACGACATGGCCCGTTTGCGCAACATCAGCGCCCACACGGGCGGCAAGTTCAAGTCGTATGAACTCGATATCTGCTACCCGCTGGCCTGGGGCAAGGAAGGCGTGGAAGCATGCCTGGCCTCGCTGTGCGCGGAAGCCGTCGACGCCGTGAAATCCGGCCACAACATCCTGATCGTCTCGGACCGCGCCATTTGCGCCGACCAGGTGGCGATCCCCGCGCTGCTGGCGACCTCGACCGTGCACCAGCACCTGGTAAGCAAGGGCTTGCGCGCCTCCACCGGCCTCGTCGTGGAAACGGGCTCGGCCCGCGAAACGCACCACTTTGCCCTGCTCGCTGGCTATGGCGCGGAAGCCGTCCACCCGTATCTGGCCATGGAAACCCTGGCCGAGATGGCGCATGGCTTGCCCGGTGACCTGTCGGGCGAGAAAGCCATCTACAATTACACCAAGGCGGTGGGCAAAGGCTTGATGAAGGTCATGTCGAAGATGGGTATTTCGACGTATATGTCGTACTGCGGCGCGCAAATCTTCGAAGCCATCGGCTTGAACAAGTCGCTGGTCGACAAATACTTCAAGGGCACGGCGTCGAACGTGGAAGGCATCGGCGTGTTTGAAGTGGCGGAAGAAGCGCTGCGCCTGCATGCGCTGGCCTTCGGCAACGATCCCGTGCTGGCGGACAAGCTCGACGCGGGTGGCGAATACGCCTTCCGCGTGCGCGGCGAAGACCATATGTGGACGCCGGATGCGATTGCAAAGCTGCAGCACTCCACGCGCAGCAACAATTTCTCCAGCTATAAGGAATATGCGCAAATCATCAACGACCAGAGCCGTCGCCACCTGACCCTGCGCGGCCTGTTCGAGTTCAAGCTCGACCCGACCAAGGCGATCCCGCTCGACGAAGTGGAACCGGCCAAGGAAATCGTCAAGCGTTTTGCTACGGGCGCGATGTCGCTCGGCTCGATCAGCACGGAAGCGCACGCGACCCTGGCAGTGGCCATGAACCGCATCGGCGGCAAGTCGAACACGGGCGAGGGCGGCGAAGATCCGAACCGCTACACGCAGGAATTGAAGGGCATCCCGATCCGCCAGGGCGACACCATGGCCTCCGTCGTGGGTGCCGAGCAGATCGTCGTCGATATTCCGCTGCAGGAAGGCGATTCCATGCGCTCGCGCATCAAGCAGGTGGCGTCGGGACGTTTCGGCGTCACGGCTGCCTACCTGAACTCGGCCGACCAGATCCAGATCAAGATGGCGCAAGGCGCGAAACCGGGCGAAGGCGGCCAGTTGCCAGGCCATAAAGTGTCGGAATACATCGCCAGCCTGCGCTTTTCCGTGCCGGGCGTGGGCCTGATTTCGCCGCCGCCGCACCACGATATCTATTCGATCGAAGACCTGGCGCAGCTGATCCATGACTTGAAGAATGCCAATCCGCGCGCTTCTATTTCCGTGAAACTGGTGTCGGAAGTGGGTATCGGCACGGTGGCCGCCGGCGTCACCAAGGCCAAAGCCGACCACGTGGTGGTCGCCGGCCACGACGGCGGCACGGGCGCCTCGCCATTGTCGTCCGTGAAACATGCGGGCACGCCATGGGAGCTGGGCCTGGCAGAAACGCAACAAACGCTGGTCTTGAACGGCTTGCGCAGCCGCATCCGCGTGCAGGCCGATGGCCAGATGAAGACGGGCCGCGACGTGGTCATCGCCGCCCTGCTGGGTGCCGACGAAATCGGTTTCGCCACGGCGCCGCTGGTGGTCGAAGGCTGCATCATGATGCGCAAATGCCATTTGAATACCTGCCCGGTGGGCGTGGCCACGCAAGACCCGGTGCTGCGCGCCAAGTTCTCCGGCAAGCCCGAGTATGTCGTCAATTACTTCTTCTTCGTGGCCGAGGAAGCCCGTCAATTGATGGCGCAGCTGGGCATCCGCACGTATGACGAATTGATCGGCCGCGTCGACTTGCTCGACAAATCGAAGGCGATTTCGCACTGGAAGGCGCAAGGCCTGGACTTCTCGGCCATCTTCTACAAGCCGGAAACACTGGATGGCCAAGCCTGCCGCCATGTGGAATTCCAGGACCATGCGCTGGAGAAAGCACTGGACCACAAGCTGATCGCGCAAGCGCGCGCGGCGCTGGAAAAGGGCGAACGCGTCTCCTTCATTTCGCCCGTGCGCAACCTGAACCGCACGGTGGGCACCATGCTGTCCGGCGAAGTGGCGAAGAAATATGGCCACGCCGGCTTGCCGGACGACACCATCCACATTCAATTGCAAGGCACGGCGGGCCAGTCGGCCTGCGCCTTCCTGGCGCACGGCATCACGATCGACCTGGTGGGCGAGGGCAACGATTACGTGGGTAAAGGCTTGTCGGGCGGGCGCATCATCGTGCGGCCCAATACCGAGTTCCGCGGCTGGGCCGTGGACAACATCATCATCGGCAACACGGTGCTGTACGGCGCCATTGCCGGCGAAGCCTTCTTCAATGGCGTGGCCGGTGAACGCTTTGCCGTGCGCAACTCGGGCGCCACCACGGTGGTCGAGGGCCTGGGCGACCATGGCTGCGAATACATGACGGGCGGCACCGTCGTGGTGCTGGGCAACACGGGACGCAACTTTGCGGCCGGCATGTCGGGCGGCATCGCCTATGTGTATGACCCGCTGGGTGACTTTGCCAGCAAATGCAACACGGCCATGGTCAGCCTTGACAAGGTCGTGTCGGCAGCGGAACAGCACCTTGACCGCGACGCCTGGCATACGCAGCACCGCGATGGCGTACCGGAAGCCGACGAGGTCATCCTCAAGCGCCTGATCGAACGTCACTTCAAGCACACGGGCAGTACCCGCGCCCGCGTCCTGCTGGACGACTGGGCCGCGGCGCGCGGCAAGTTCGTGAAGGTGTTCCCGAACGAATACAAGCGCGCGCTGATTGAAATGGCAGCTGACGCCGCCATGGAAGTCCAAGCCGTCGCCGCCTGA
- a CDS encoding STAS domain-containing protein, with protein MPDSLDTLQSLTSLTVHNATSALEQGLDAIRSGQTKFDLRNVKAVDSAAVSVMLTWQRAAQDAGAVLELKNLPNNLKNLTKLYGVCSLVSSTLTADDCASAGGHAERSPSDLHHH; from the coding sequence ATGCCCGACTCTCTCGACACCTTGCAGTCCCTGACTTCCCTGACCGTGCACAATGCCACCTCGGCATTGGAGCAGGGTCTGGACGCCATCCGCTCGGGTCAGACCAAGTTCGACTTGCGCAACGTCAAGGCCGTCGATTCGGCCGCCGTGTCCGTCATGCTGACGTGGCAGCGCGCCGCGCAGGATGCGGGCGCCGTGCTGGAGCTGAAAAACCTGCCGAACAACCTGAAGAACCTCACCAAGCTGTATGGCGTCTGCTCGCTCGTGTCGAGCACGTTGACGGCCGACGACTGCGCCAGCGCCGGCGGCCACGCCGAACGCAGCCCGTCCGACCTGCATCATCATTGA